From a single Lewinella sp. LCG006 genomic region:
- the pyrE gene encoding orotate phosphoribosyltransferase, giving the protein MNNQDRIVARHLLQIKAIKLNPQNPFTWASGRRSPIYCDNRIVLSYPQVRSFIQESLVAKAAEFQPFIGVAGVATAGIAHGALLADRLGVPFIYIRSQAKAHGRQNQIEGELQAGGRYLVIEDLISTGGSSLQAVEALREAGGEVAGVMALFTYGFPEAAKAFDRANCPLGTLSHYPALLEEAVASGYITAEEQSLLKTWREDPVAWSKQFEHKA; this is encoded by the coding sequence ATGAATAATCAAGATCGTATTGTAGCCCGGCATTTGTTGCAAATAAAGGCAATAAAGCTGAACCCGCAAAACCCGTTTACGTGGGCTAGTGGACGGCGTTCTCCTATTTACTGCGACAACCGAATTGTCTTGTCGTATCCACAGGTGAGGTCCTTCATTCAGGAAAGCTTAGTAGCCAAGGCTGCCGAGTTCCAGCCGTTTATTGGTGTTGCAGGTGTAGCTACTGCCGGGATTGCCCACGGTGCCCTTTTAGCGGATCGTTTGGGAGTGCCCTTTATTTATATCCGCAGCCAAGCTAAAGCGCATGGCCGTCAGAATCAAATTGAGGGCGAGTTACAAGCAGGAGGACGTTACCTTGTTATCGAAGATCTCATCTCGACCGGTGGCAGTAGTCTGCAAGCGGTTGAAGCACTTCGCGAAGCAGGTGGTGAAGTTGCTGGCGTAATGGCCTTGTTTACCTACGGTTTTCCAGAAGCAGCTAAAGCCTTTGATCGTGCTAATTGCCCATTGGGTACGCTTAGCCATTACCCCGCATTACTCGAAGAGGCAGTAGCCAGCGGTTATATTACTGCTGAAGAGCAGTCCTTACTCAAGACCTGGAGGGAAGACCCCGTGGCTTGGAGTAAACAGTTTGAGCATAAAGCCTAA
- a CDS encoding M42 family metallopeptidase → MAIINKQSEDFLRRYLNNASPTGFEAPGQQLWLEYIKPYIDDYQLDNYGTVYGIVNPGQDFRVVIEGHADEISWFVHYITDDGFLYVVRNGGSDHLIAPSKRVNIHTKKGLVRGVFGWPAIHTRHGKEATLVPKIENIFIDIGAKNKEEVLEMGVTVGCVITYDDEMEMLNGSYYVGRALDNRMGGFCIAEVARLLKKNNVKLPFSLYIVNSVQEEVGLRGAEMITQTIKPHVAIVTDVTHDTHTPLIDKKKHGDVKSGRGPSLTYAPAVHNKLLDLIIEAAEENNISIQREAASRRTGTDTDAFAYSNGGVPSALISLPLRYMHTTVEMAHKDDVEGVIQLIYQSLLKIEAGQSFKYF, encoded by the coding sequence ATGGCAATCATCAATAAACAGTCGGAAGACTTTTTACGTCGCTATCTCAATAATGCTTCGCCTACCGGATTTGAAGCTCCAGGACAACAATTATGGTTGGAGTATATCAAACCTTATATTGATGATTATCAACTTGATAATTATGGCACTGTCTACGGTATTGTCAACCCAGGTCAGGATTTCCGGGTAGTGATTGAAGGGCATGCCGATGAAATCTCCTGGTTTGTACACTATATTACCGATGATGGCTTCCTTTATGTTGTTCGTAATGGTGGGTCTGATCATCTTATCGCACCCTCTAAGCGAGTAAATATTCACACCAAGAAAGGTCTGGTTCGTGGTGTTTTTGGCTGGCCAGCTATCCATACTCGCCACGGAAAAGAAGCTACCTTGGTACCAAAAATAGAGAATATCTTTATTGACATTGGCGCCAAAAACAAGGAAGAAGTTCTGGAAATGGGCGTAACGGTAGGTTGTGTGATCACCTACGATGATGAGATGGAAATGCTCAATGGATCCTATTACGTTGGGCGTGCCTTGGATAACCGGATGGGAGGTTTCTGTATTGCCGAAGTAGCTCGTTTGCTTAAGAAAAACAATGTAAAGCTGCCCTTCTCTCTCTATATCGTCAATTCTGTACAAGAGGAAGTTGGCTTACGGGGAGCAGAGATGATTACGCAAACGATCAAGCCGCACGTGGCTATCGTCACGGATGTCACACATGATACTCATACGCCGCTGATTGATAAGAAAAAACACGGAGATGTTAAATCTGGCCGTGGACCATCCTTGACTTATGCACCAGCAGTACATAATAAGTTGCTGGATTTGATTATTGAAGCCGCCGAAGAAAATAATATTTCTATTCAGCGAGAAGCTGCTTCGCGGAGAACGGGCACCGATACTGATGCTTTCGCCTACAGCAATGGCGGCGTTCCCTCGGCACTCATTTCACTGCCCTTGCGTTATATGCACACAACGGTAGAAATGGCTCACAAAGATGATGTCGAAGGTGTTATCCAACTTATTTATCAAAGTTTACTAAAGATCGAAGCGGGACAGTCTTTCAAATACTTCTAA
- a CDS encoding UbiA family prenyltransferase, with amino-acid sequence MLRSLVNLLLYGHFWIAAAALAMTIQSHLLLEGSWHWSNLDAFIASGTLTIYALHRMVALRLVGGDQTEGRFKVMQAFRWHIIAYAVIAAAFAAYFFWQLPLLLKLSLLVPNLIALGYVLPLLNGRRLRDLPYLKIFLIALSWAWITVVAPAQSVGLSINSPIILMALERACFIFAITIPFDIRDLAQDEKAAVSTLPGALGILRAKRIALVSLVLMMIFVSGNYWLGQYSTGILFALFLSALSSAYLIWKATPEKHDYYFTGLLDGTMIIQFGLIWWCI; translated from the coding sequence ATGCTTCGCTCCCTGGTTAATCTGCTGCTATATGGCCACTTTTGGATAGCTGCTGCTGCATTAGCAATGACTATCCAAAGCCATTTGCTGCTGGAAGGGAGCTGGCATTGGTCAAACCTTGATGCTTTCATCGCTAGTGGTACGCTCACCATTTATGCGCTACATCGGATGGTAGCCCTACGTCTAGTTGGAGGAGATCAAACAGAAGGAAGGTTCAAGGTCATGCAGGCTTTTCGTTGGCATATTATTGCTTATGCCGTTATTGCAGCAGCATTTGCAGCTTACTTTTTCTGGCAATTACCGCTGCTATTGAAGCTGAGCTTATTGGTTCCAAATCTCATCGCTTTAGGTTATGTTTTACCCCTCCTGAATGGTCGGCGATTAAGAGATTTGCCCTACCTCAAAATCTTTCTTATTGCTTTGTCTTGGGCCTGGATAACGGTCGTCGCTCCTGCACAATCGGTGGGGTTATCCATCAATAGTCCAATAATCTTGATGGCCTTAGAGAGGGCCTGCTTCATTTTTGCTATTACTATTCCTTTTGACATCAGAGATTTAGCTCAAGATGAGAAAGCAGCAGTAAGCACGCTACCCGGAGCACTGGGTATTTTACGTGCAAAAAGAATTGCCTTGGTTTCGTTGGTGCTAATGATGATTTTTGTAAGCGGAAATTATTGGCTGGGCCAGTATTCGACAGGAATTTTGTTCGCGTTATTTTTATCAGCCTTAAGTAGCGCTTACCTTATCTGGAAAGCGACTCCTGAAAAACATGATTACTATTTCACTGGCTTGTTGGATGGGACGATGATTATCCAATTTGGTTTAATTTGGTGGTGTATTTGA
- a CDS encoding Fic family protein produces MKRLLKLDYLTRASVNKVINDIDSYNRSWKVQAHLDSEQLRELRQLATVQSVGSSNRIEGNKMSDEEIGKLIEHLQIQELESRDQQEVAGYYTTLEIIQEQCRDFTLSETLIKAFHNELLRYSTKDTHHRGHYKKVSNQVVATTKDGQQKVIFQTTDPALTPSAMESAVNWYLSTEEMKEHPLVRIGTFIYEFLTIHPFQDGNGRLSRLLTTLLLLQSGYEFVLYASLEQVIEEDKAGYYKALMAAQRHRGTEEEEIGRWLYFFLNAIRSITERLSSDEQLLLSEPEVLYLNPRQRRVLDFIRKDGALAVREIDALLPKVSRNTVKYDLKRLTASGLLVKRGQGRGTVYEAS; encoded by the coding sequence ATGAAAAGACTGCTAAAGTTAGACTATCTCACCCGTGCCTCTGTCAATAAGGTCATCAATGACATTGACAGTTACAACCGTTCTTGGAAAGTACAAGCGCACCTGGATTCCGAGCAATTGCGGGAGTTGCGCCAGTTGGCTACCGTTCAAAGTGTAGGGTCTTCCAACCGTATAGAAGGTAATAAAATGAGCGATGAGGAGATCGGAAAACTCATTGAGCACCTTCAGATCCAGGAGCTAGAAAGTCGTGACCAGCAGGAGGTAGCTGGTTATTACACAACGCTAGAGATCATTCAGGAGCAATGTCGTGACTTTACTTTATCGGAGACTTTAATTAAAGCCTTTCATAATGAATTGCTGCGCTACAGTACCAAGGATACGCACCACCGTGGGCATTACAAAAAAGTATCCAATCAAGTCGTTGCAACTACAAAAGATGGCCAGCAAAAGGTAATTTTTCAAACAACTGATCCTGCGCTTACTCCCAGTGCAATGGAGAGTGCTGTCAATTGGTACCTTTCTACAGAAGAGATGAAAGAACATCCTTTGGTCAGGATCGGTACTTTCATTTACGAGTTTCTTACCATTCATCCTTTTCAGGACGGGAATGGCCGCTTAAGTAGGTTGTTGACAACTTTGCTATTGCTTCAGTCAGGCTACGAATTTGTGCTTTATGCCAGTTTGGAGCAGGTAATAGAGGAAGATAAAGCCGGGTATTACAAGGCTTTAATGGCTGCTCAGCGCCATCGAGGTACGGAGGAGGAAGAAATAGGTAGATGGCTGTACTTTTTTCTCAATGCCATTCGAAGTATCACAGAGCGTTTGTCCAGTGATGAACAATTATTGTTATCGGAGCCAGAGGTACTTTACCTCAATCCCAGACAAAGAAGAGTGCTGGATTTTATCCGTAAGGATGGAGCATTAGCTGTACGTGAGATAGACGCACTCCTGCCTAAAGTGAGTCGCAATACCGTTAAATACGACTTAAAGCGGCTAACAGCGTCAGGCCTTCTAGTGAAAAGAGGGCAGGGGAGAGGTACTGTCTACGAGGCAAGCTAA
- a CDS encoding OmpA family protein has translation MRLLTLVFFLLSLRLTAQLPGVFDSLQLNFSDTLYFDSGKANLDEVAQQTLSNFPAMGKVNDLIYLTGHTDAIGSLEYNEALAKKRADEARKVLLAKGWPEEALVIKTFGERTPIASNDTDLDRSRNRRVTIDLYRAIPYRQFLGQVNNPNDQQPIPNAKVRLHNRTLADTLVTDNEGRFTVDLPIDSVVGIDVYAKGFFLDTKMIKISPTTKQDLNFELAPATEGEVATIKNLFYVGNEAILLPGSQPELPKILRFMQINTHLKVEIAGHVNYPNRPPVTQETPEWDLSVRRAKMVYDYLIENNIPSEQLSYKGYGNHEMVYPKATSEIEQAANRRVEIRILEVLPEKK, from the coding sequence ATGAGACTTTTAACCCTTGTTTTTTTTCTACTTAGCCTCCGTTTAACAGCGCAGTTACCCGGAGTGTTTGACTCTTTACAGTTAAATTTTTCTGACACCCTCTATTTTGACAGTGGTAAGGCAAATCTTGACGAGGTCGCTCAACAAACCCTCTCCAATTTTCCTGCTATGGGCAAGGTGAATGACCTCATTTACCTTACCGGGCACACCGATGCCATTGGCTCATTGGAATACAATGAAGCTTTGGCTAAAAAACGGGCTGATGAAGCACGCAAAGTCCTCTTGGCTAAAGGATGGCCCGAGGAAGCACTGGTCATCAAAACTTTCGGGGAACGAACACCTATTGCCAGCAATGATACCGATCTGGATCGTAGCCGCAACCGCAGGGTAACGATTGACCTCTATCGAGCAATCCCTTACCGGCAATTTTTGGGACAAGTCAACAATCCCAATGACCAACAACCCATTCCAAATGCAAAAGTCAGGCTACACAATCGCACCTTGGCTGATACCTTAGTAACGGATAACGAGGGGCGATTTACCGTTGATTTACCTATCGACTCCGTTGTTGGGATTGACGTTTACGCCAAAGGCTTTTTTCTTGATACCAAGATGATAAAGATAAGTCCTACCACGAAACAGGACCTCAATTTTGAACTTGCACCTGCAACGGAGGGAGAGGTAGCGACCATCAAAAATTTATTCTACGTCGGTAATGAAGCTATTTTACTGCCGGGCTCCCAACCAGAGCTACCTAAAATTTTGCGCTTCATGCAAATAAACACGCATCTCAAGGTAGAAATAGCAGGCCACGTCAATTACCCGAATCGACCACCCGTAACACAAGAAACCCCTGAATGGGATTTGTCTGTTCGTCGTGCCAAAATGGTGTACGATTATCTCATTGAAAACAATATTCCTTCCGAGCAACTCAGCTACAAAGGCTATGGCAACCACGAGATGGTTTATCCAAAAGCAACCAGCGAGATAGAACAAGCCGCCAACCGCAGGGTAGAGATCCGTATTTTAGAAGTACTTCCAGAGAAAAAGTAA
- the lepA gene encoding translation elongation factor 4 gives MKHIRNFCVIAHIDHGKSTLSDRLLQTTNTVSDRDMKEQTLDDMDLERERGITIKSHAVQMNYTHSDGVEYVFNLIDTPGHVDFSYEVSRSIAACEGALLIVDATQGIQAQTISNLFLALEHDLEIIPVLNKIDMVSAMVEKVSDQVIDLIGGSKEDILLASGKTGQGVPEILAAIVDRIPAPKGDPEAPLQALVFDSIFNPFRGVIANIRLLNGTLRKGDKVKFIATEAEYNADEIGVLKMDYQPEKVLSAGNVGYIITGIKQSREIKVGDTLTLTENPGEMIHGFEEVKPMVFAGIFPLDNDDFEDLRDSLEKLQLNDASLVFEPESSVALGFGFRCGFLGMLHLDIIQERLSREFNQDVITTIPNVSYYAYTKRDPGERILVRNPTELPDPTRLDRVEEPYISAQIITDTEYIGGIMNLCIEKRGMLTKQHYLSPERVEMNFELPLAEIVFDFYDRLKSISRGYASFDYQPLDYRESDLVKMDIKLNGENVDALSALVHRTKAESFGRKICKKLKDLLPRQQFMIAVQAAIGAKIIARESLSALRKDVTAKCYGGDITRKRKLLEKQKKGKKKMRQFGKIEVPQRAFLDVLKLD, from the coding sequence ATGAAGCATATTCGTAATTTTTGTGTGATTGCCCATATTGACCACGGCAAAAGTACTTTGTCTGATCGCCTATTGCAAACAACCAATACGGTTTCAGATCGGGACATGAAGGAGCAGACCCTGGATGATATGGATTTGGAGAGGGAGCGAGGTATTACGATCAAAAGCCACGCTGTGCAGATGAACTATACGCACAGCGATGGTGTGGAATATGTTTTTAACCTTATCGACACTCCAGGGCACGTAGATTTTAGCTACGAAGTATCACGCTCTATTGCAGCCTGTGAGGGAGCACTTCTCATTGTGGATGCCACGCAAGGAATTCAGGCTCAAACGATTTCCAATCTTTTTCTGGCTTTGGAGCATGATCTGGAGATTATTCCAGTCTTGAATAAGATCGATATGGTGAGTGCCATGGTTGAAAAAGTTTCCGACCAGGTGATTGATCTTATTGGTGGAAGCAAGGAAGATATTTTGTTAGCGAGTGGCAAGACGGGGCAGGGGGTTCCTGAGATATTGGCGGCAATTGTCGATCGTATTCCTGCCCCTAAAGGCGATCCAGAAGCACCACTTCAGGCCTTGGTTTTTGATTCTATTTTCAATCCTTTTCGTGGAGTTATTGCCAATATTAGGTTATTGAATGGCACCCTGCGCAAAGGAGATAAAGTGAAGTTTATAGCTACTGAAGCAGAATACAATGCCGACGAAATTGGTGTTTTGAAAATGGACTACCAACCAGAGAAGGTACTTTCTGCTGGTAATGTAGGTTACATCATTACAGGGATCAAGCAATCGCGCGAGATCAAAGTAGGTGATACCCTAACTTTGACGGAGAATCCAGGAGAAATGATTCACGGTTTCGAGGAAGTCAAGCCGATGGTCTTTGCCGGGATATTCCCACTGGACAATGACGATTTTGAGGACTTGAGAGATAGTCTCGAAAAACTGCAGCTCAACGACGCGAGTTTGGTGTTTGAGCCAGAATCTTCTGTTGCACTGGGTTTTGGTTTTCGTTGTGGATTTTTGGGAATGCTTCACTTGGATATCATCCAGGAGCGTTTGTCGCGGGAGTTCAATCAAGATGTCATTACGACTATCCCTAACGTAAGTTATTATGCTTACACTAAGCGGGATCCAGGTGAGCGAATCTTGGTGCGAAACCCTACAGAATTACCTGATCCTACTCGATTAGATAGGGTAGAAGAGCCTTATATCTCTGCACAAATTATTACCGACACGGAATACATTGGTGGCATTATGAATCTCTGTATAGAAAAGCGGGGAATGCTCACCAAGCAACATTACCTTTCTCCGGAGCGGGTAGAGATGAACTTTGAACTGCCTCTTGCAGAAATCGTTTTCGATTTTTATGATCGCTTGAAAAGTATCTCAAGAGGCTACGCATCCTTTGATTACCAGCCACTTGATTACCGTGAGTCGGATTTGGTAAAGATGGATATCAAACTCAATGGAGAAAATGTTGATGCTTTATCAGCGTTGGTTCACCGCACTAAGGCGGAATCATTTGGTCGTAAAATCTGTAAAAAACTTAAAGATTTACTTCCTCGTCAACAGTTTATGATTGCCGTACAGGCTGCCATTGGTGCCAAAATTATTGCGCGGGAGTCGTTGTCAGCATTACGCAAAGATGTAACAGCAAAGTGTTACGGAGGTGATATCACCCGTAAGCGAAAGCTTTTAGAGAAACAGAAGAAAGGTAAAAAGAAAATGCGTCAATTTGGTAAGATCGAAGTTCCGCAAAGAGCTTTCCTTGATGTACTCAAACTAGACTAA